One window from the genome of Gemmatimonadaceae bacterium encodes:
- a CDS encoding cysteine desulfurase, producing the protein MKVDRNDFPLLARHRELHYLDSAATSQKPRAVLEAMMQYYSCDNANPHRGAYALSARATQSYHDARERIARFVGVGDPARLIFTRGTTESLNLVATAWGGANVRAGDEIVITGLEHHANFVPWQQLALAKGATLRIADLTAEGRVDVGHFTSLVGPKTRVVAFNHVSNALGTINPVAEMAAIARRSGALVVVDGAQAAPHLPLDVDSLDVDFYAFSGHKMLGPMGCGVLIGKRDILESMPPYQTGGDMIEYVADDRSTWNVLPHKFEAGTPNVADAIGLAAACDYLDGLDMREVREHEQALTALATERLLGIGDVRVYGPPPADRSGVVSFTVGDIHPHDLATILDESGVCVRAGHHCAQPLMRRLHVHATARASFYVYNTDADVDALVAGIQRAREVFG; encoded by the coding sequence ATGAAGGTCGACCGCAATGATTTTCCGCTGCTTGCCCGGCACCGGGAGCTGCACTATCTCGACTCGGCCGCGACGTCACAGAAGCCGCGTGCCGTGCTCGAGGCGATGATGCAGTACTACTCGTGCGACAACGCGAATCCGCATCGCGGCGCGTACGCGCTCTCGGCGCGGGCCACGCAGAGCTATCACGATGCACGCGAACGCATCGCGCGGTTCGTTGGGGTGGGCGATCCGGCGCGGCTGATCTTCACGCGCGGCACGACGGAGTCACTCAATCTCGTCGCCACGGCGTGGGGCGGCGCGAACGTGCGCGCGGGTGACGAGATCGTTATTACAGGTCTCGAACATCACGCCAACTTCGTCCCGTGGCAGCAGCTCGCGCTGGCGAAAGGGGCGACGCTGCGAATCGCCGACCTCACGGCCGAGGGCCGGGTCGACGTCGGACATTTTACGTCGCTGGTTGGCCCGAAGACGCGCGTCGTCGCGTTCAATCATGTCTCGAACGCACTCGGCACGATCAATCCGGTCGCGGAGATGGCGGCGATCGCGCGGCGCAGTGGCGCGTTGGTCGTAGTGGATGGCGCGCAGGCCGCGCCGCATCTGCCGCTGGACGTCGATTCGCTCGACGTCGACTTTTACGCGTTCAGCGGGCACAAGATGTTGGGCCCGATGGGCTGTGGCGTGTTGATCGGCAAGCGCGACATTCTCGAGTCGATGCCGCCATATCAGACCGGCGGCGACATGATCGAGTACGTCGCCGACGACCGCAGCACCTGGAACGTGCTGCCGCACAAGTTCGAGGCCGGCACGCCGAACGTTGCCGATGCGATCGGTCTCGCCGCGGCGTGCGACTATCTCGACGGCCTCGACATGCGCGAGGTCCGCGAGCATGAACAGGCATTGACCGCGCTCGCGACCGAGCGGCTCCTGGGCATCGGCGACGTGCGCGTGTACGGGCCGCCGCCGGCGGATCGCAGCGGCGTCGTGAGCTTCACGGTGGGTGACATTCATCCGCACGATCTCGCGACGATTCTCGACGAGTCGGGCGTGTGCGTGCGCGCGGGGCATCATTGTGCGCAGCCGTTGATGCGGCGACTGCACGTGCATGCGACCGCGCGCGCTTCGTTTTACGTGTATAACACCGACGCCGACGTCGACGCGCTCGTCGCCGGCATCCAACGCGCTCGCGAGGTGTTCGGCTGA
- the sufD gene encoding Fe-S cluster assembly protein SufD, with protein sequence MTAAAAAVPSAVESYAGAFEELAASSGVPSDVQALRRAAFERFMALGFPTTKIEDWHFTSVASIADQEFQLITARSGDVRRDELEAFSFAADWHTMVFVNGRFEPDLSDLAALPDGVRVWDLASAWGKVAVVGERLGKITSYENAAFTALNTAFMHDGAVIEIAKETEVAKPIHLLFVTDATAAKGMLHPRNLIVAGRHSKATVIESYVSLSDARYLTNAVTEVAVGEGATLRHYKLQREGARAFHVGTIDVDQAKDSHYVSFSFVTGATLSRSNVYTALNGEGCGSTLNGLYMLDGEQHSDHQTQIVHAQPNCYSRELYKGVLDGYSHGVFNGKVYVHPIAQKTDGKQTNNTLLLSDTAQIDTKPQLEIFADDVKCTHGATVGQIDQMALFYLKSRGIDNALARRLLTYAFAADVLETLEVDEVREGLERMTLERFV encoded by the coding sequence GTGACGGCGGCAGCGGCGGCGGTTCCGAGCGCCGTGGAGTCGTACGCCGGAGCGTTCGAAGAGCTCGCCGCGAGCTCGGGCGTGCCGTCGGACGTCCAGGCGTTGCGCCGCGCCGCCTTCGAGCGATTCATGGCGCTCGGCTTTCCCACGACGAAGATCGAGGATTGGCATTTCACGAGCGTGGCCTCGATCGCCGACCAGGAATTCCAGCTCATCACGGCGCGCTCGGGTGACGTGCGTCGCGACGAGCTCGAGGCCTTCTCGTTCGCCGCCGACTGGCACACGATGGTGTTCGTCAACGGCCGATTCGAGCCCGATTTGTCGGATCTCGCCGCGCTGCCCGACGGCGTGCGCGTGTGGGATCTTGCGTCGGCGTGGGGGAAGGTGGCGGTGGTGGGCGAGCGGCTGGGGAAGATCACGAGCTATGAGAATGCGGCGTTCACGGCGCTGAATACCGCCTTCATGCACGACGGCGCGGTGATCGAGATCGCGAAGGAGACCGAGGTCGCGAAGCCCATTCATCTCTTGTTCGTCACCGACGCGACCGCGGCGAAGGGCATGCTGCATCCGCGTAACCTCATCGTCGCCGGCCGTCACTCGAAGGCGACGGTGATCGAGAGCTACGTATCGCTGAGCGACGCGAGGTATCTCACGAACGCGGTGACTGAAGTCGCCGTCGGTGAAGGCGCCACGCTGCGGCATTACAAGCTGCAGCGTGAAGGCGCGCGCGCGTTTCACGTCGGCACGATCGATGTGGATCAGGCAAAGGACAGCCACTATGTCTCGTTCTCGTTCGTGACCGGTGCGACGCTGTCGCGCAGCAACGTGTACACCGCGTTGAACGGGGAAGGCTGCGGCTCGACGCTCAACGGCCTCTACATGCTCGACGGCGAGCAGCACTCCGACCATCAGACGCAGATCGTCCACGCGCAGCCCAACTGCTACAGCCGCGAGCTGTACAAGGGTGTGCTCGACGGGTATTCGCACGGCGTGTTCAACGGCAAGGTGTACGTCCATCCGATCGCGCAGAAGACCGACGGCAAGCAGACGAACAACACGCTGCTGCTTTCCGACACGGCGCAGATCGACACGAAGCCGCAACTCGAGATCTTCGCGGACGACGTGAAGTGCACGCACGGTGCGACGGTGGGGCAGATCGATCAGATGGCGCTATTCTATCTCAAGAGCCGCGGCATCGACAATGCGCTGGCGCGCCGGCTGCTCACGTATGCGTTCGCGGCGGACGTGCTGGAGACGCTCGAGGTGGACGAGGTGCGAGAAGGGTTGGAGAGGATGACGTTGGAGAGGTTTGTATGA
- a CDS encoding SUF system NifU family Fe-S cluster assembly protein, giving the protein MTTEALYQEIILEHNRKPRNFREMGDADRTIEGRNPLCGDSLTLWVKMDGDTVADVSFKGQGCAISKASASLMTAAVKGKSRADAERLFDRFHKLVLGQLPESEQSDLGSLRALGGVSKFPLRVKCASLAWHALHSALESQAEAVSTEREGPEPPPGEGA; this is encoded by the coding sequence ATGACGACCGAAGCCCTCTACCAGGAAATCATCCTCGAGCACAACCGGAAGCCGCGCAACTTCCGGGAGATGGGCGACGCCGATCGCACGATCGAGGGACGCAACCCGCTGTGCGGCGATTCGCTCACCCTGTGGGTGAAGATGGACGGCGACACGGTCGCCGACGTCAGCTTCAAGGGTCAGGGCTGCGCGATCTCGAAGGCCTCGGCATCGCTGATGACGGCGGCGGTCAAGGGAAAGTCGCGCGCCGATGCCGAGCGATTGTTCGATCGCTTTCATAAGCTGGTGCTGGGGCAACTGCCCGAGTCCGAGCAGTCAGACCTTGGCTCACTGCGCGCGCTTGGCGGCGTCTCGAAGTTTCCGCTTCGCGTGAAGTGCGCGAGCCTGGCGTGGCACGCGCTGCATTCGGCGCTGGAATCCCAGGCGGAGGCCGTCTCGACCGAGCGCGAGGGGCCCGAGCCGCCGCCCGGCGAAGGCGCATGA
- a CDS encoding ABC transporter ATP-binding protein has translation MISLDHVNARAGNFALADITFEVPQGAYGVVIGPAGAGKTTLLETIAGVVRASSGTITLGGDDMTQAPPESRRLGIVYQHAYLFPHLTVRQNVEYGAANARAADEVMERFGVAPLAGRSVVSLSGGERQLVAIARALARRPEALLLDEPFSALDPRTRNVARRVLRTIYYERRFTVLQVTHDFGEAGLLGDIAIVLDKGRIVQKGDPEQIFRRPASPYIADFLGAENVFAGIAQPIRAAAPDWVESSEHEFVQHAVAFTTGALTFYALGDVVPGPTHAVIRAEEVSLSAEPSMSSVQNQFRGRIVEIVPAGALSRVTVDASGTPIVAAVTARSVRELALEVGSEIVAGFKATAVHLC, from the coding sequence ATGATCTCCCTCGATCACGTGAACGCGCGCGCGGGAAACTTCGCGCTGGCCGACATCACGTTCGAGGTGCCGCAAGGCGCGTACGGTGTGGTGATCGGTCCCGCGGGAGCGGGGAAGACGACGCTGCTCGAAACGATCGCGGGCGTCGTTCGCGCATCGTCGGGCACGATCACGCTCGGCGGGGACGACATGACACAGGCGCCGCCGGAGTCACGACGGTTGGGGATTGTGTATCAGCATGCGTATCTCTTTCCGCATCTCACGGTTCGGCAGAACGTCGAATATGGCGCCGCGAACGCGCGCGCGGCCGACGAGGTCATGGAGCGATTCGGCGTCGCACCGCTCGCGGGTCGTTCGGTCGTTTCGTTGAGTGGCGGCGAACGGCAGCTCGTCGCCATCGCTCGCGCACTCGCGCGACGCCCCGAAGCGCTGCTGCTCGACGAGCCATTCAGCGCGCTCGATCCGCGCACGCGCAACGTCGCGCGACGCGTGCTCCGAACGATCTACTACGAGCGCCGGTTCACCGTGCTGCAGGTGACGCACGATTTCGGCGAGGCAGGGCTGCTGGGCGACATCGCGATCGTACTCGACAAGGGTCGCATCGTGCAGAAGGGTGATCCAGAGCAGATCTTCCGCCGCCCCGCCTCGCCGTACATCGCGGATTTTCTCGGTGCCGAGAATGTCTTTGCGGGAATCGCGCAACCGATTCGCGCGGCCGCGCCGGATTGGGTCGAGAGCAGCGAACACGAATTTGTGCAGCATGCCGTCGCCTTCACGACGGGCGCGCTGACCTTCTACGCGCTCGGCGACGTGGTGCCGGGACCGACGCACGCCGTGATTCGCGCCGAGGAAGTGTCATTGTCCGCGGAGCCGTCGATGTCGTCGGTGCAGAATCAGTTTCGCGGGCGCATCGTGGAGATCGTGCCGGCCGGCGCGCTGAGCCGCGTCACCGTCGACGCCAGCGGCACGCCGATCGTCGCCGCGGTCACGGCGCGCTCGGTTCGCGAACTGGCGCTCGAAGTAGGATCCGAAATCGTCGCGGGATTCAAGGCGACTGCGGTGCATCTGTGTTGA
- a CDS encoding Rieske 2Fe-2S domain-containing protein, with protein sequence MSEFEYLADVADLPDGALVGVCRADGTEICLFNFRGTIGAVSNICTHAEFLMSDGALRGDGSLECVWHGARYDCRTGRVCRGPAEDPLPVYVVRIENGRVLVGPSAKDAAA encoded by the coding sequence ATGAGCGAATTCGAATACCTCGCCGACGTCGCGGACCTTCCCGACGGCGCGCTCGTCGGCGTGTGCCGCGCGGACGGCACGGAGATCTGTCTTTTCAATTTCCGCGGGACGATCGGCGCGGTCAGCAACATCTGTACGCACGCCGAGTTCTTGATGTCGGATGGTGCGTTGCGCGGCGATGGCTCGCTCGAGTGTGTGTGGCACGGCGCGCGGTACGACTGCCGCACGGGACGCGTATGTCGTGGACCGGCGGAGGATCCGTTGCCGGTGTATGTCGTGCGGATCGAGAATGGGCGCGTGCTGGTCGGGCCGAGCGCCAAGGACGCGGCGGCATGA
- a CDS encoding ABC transporter permease — MHPGLPDVNQLEPMGARAQPNRLARATLSVFVAVLASLFLLFVVGPVAGLVSSGGVRGLSALARDTELRQSLILTALTATTATILGILGGTPVAYLLARRSFTGRAVLAALMDLPLVIPHPVAGIALLLVLGRASPVGSALYAAGLRVAGSPTGIVCAMLFVSAPLYVSAAREAFARVDARYESVARTLGDDAWRAFRRVTLPLSARGLTAAAVVMWARAVSEFGAIVILTYNPKVVSVLSYDRFTSYGLSEALPVAAVLVLFALIPLAALRALRHGDPAPR; from the coding sequence GTGCACCCCGGCCTGCCCGACGTTAATCAGCTCGAGCCGATGGGCGCGCGCGCGCAGCCGAATCGGCTCGCGCGCGCGACGCTCAGCGTGTTCGTCGCGGTCCTTGCATCGCTGTTTCTGTTGTTCGTCGTCGGCCCCGTCGCGGGCTTGGTGTCGTCGGGCGGTGTACGCGGCTTGAGCGCGCTCGCGCGCGACACCGAGCTGCGTCAGTCGCTCATTCTCACCGCCCTGACCGCCACCACCGCGACGATCCTCGGTATCCTCGGCGGAACGCCTGTCGCGTATCTGCTCGCGCGCCGGTCGTTCACCGGCCGCGCGGTGCTCGCGGCGCTGATGGATTTGCCGTTGGTCATTCCGCATCCGGTCGCGGGCATCGCGCTGCTGCTCGTGCTGGGTCGCGCGAGTCCGGTTGGTTCGGCACTCTACGCCGCGGGACTCCGCGTCGCGGGCTCACCGACGGGCATCGTCTGCGCGATGCTGTTCGTCTCCGCGCCGCTCTACGTCAGCGCGGCGCGCGAAGCCTTCGCGCGAGTCGATGCGCGCTATGAATCGGTTGCACGAACGCTGGGCGATGATGCCTGGCGCGCGTTCCGTCGCGTCACGCTCCCACTCTCGGCGCGTGGGCTCACGGCCGCCGCCGTCGTGATGTGGGCGCGCGCCGTGAGCGAGTTCGGCGCGATCGTGATCCTCACCTACAATCCGAAAGTGGTGAGCGTCTTGAGCTACGATCGCTTCACGAGCTACGGATTGAGTGAAGCGCTACCCGTCGCGGCGGTACTCGTGCTGTTCGCGCTCATTCCGCTCGCCGCGCTGCGCGCGCTGCGTCACGGAGATCCGGCGCCGCGATGA
- a CDS encoding M20/M25/M40 family metallo-hydrolase, with protein MTDMRFMFAAILACSAQLIGAQSPIPSNNAKVLAALDIIKADNAWTLQQQTELTQIQSAPFKEATRAAEFKRRLEALGFKNVTIDSVGNVIVERRGTGSGPTVVLAGHLDTVFPEGTDVTIKHRGDTLYAPGIGDDDRGLATVLAVARAFERANVQTPGTIYFVGDVGEEGPGNLRGMRYLFGQELKGKVDYFISVDDAGLGIASRAVGSNRYKVTYKGPGGHSYGAFGIPNPIHALGRAIAGISNIQVPAKPKTTFNVGVISGGTSVNSIPFEASMDVDMRSEDAKSLAAVNAKMMSIFKQALVAENARWTGPRAAKAKLTMTIDTIGIRPTGAQSDAAPIVRTAIGAGKTLGFTPATSASSTDANIPISLGIPAIRMGGGGNAGGSHSLGEWYEDGPKGYVGVQWVALTVAALAGAKP; from the coding sequence ATGACCGACATGCGATTCATGTTTGCCGCGATACTGGCGTGCAGCGCACAACTGATCGGCGCGCAATCGCCGATTCCGTCGAACAACGCCAAGGTCCTCGCGGCCCTCGACATCATCAAAGCGGACAACGCGTGGACGCTGCAGCAGCAGACGGAGTTGACGCAGATTCAGTCCGCGCCGTTCAAGGAGGCCACGCGTGCCGCTGAGTTCAAGCGGCGACTGGAGGCGCTCGGATTCAAGAATGTGACGATCGACTCCGTCGGCAACGTCATCGTCGAACGCCGCGGTACGGGAAGCGGCCCGACGGTGGTGTTGGCAGGTCATCTCGACACGGTGTTTCCTGAAGGGACGGACGTCACGATCAAGCACCGGGGCGATACGCTGTACGCGCCCGGCATCGGCGACGACGATCGCGGTCTCGCGACGGTGCTCGCCGTGGCGCGCGCGTTCGAGCGCGCCAATGTGCAGACCCCGGGCACGATCTACTTCGTCGGCGACGTCGGCGAAGAAGGACCGGGCAATCTGCGCGGCATGCGCTATCTCTTCGGCCAGGAGTTGAAGGGGAAGGTCGACTACTTCATCTCTGTGGACGATGCGGGTCTTGGCATCGCGAGCCGCGCGGTCGGGAGCAATCGCTACAAGGTGACATACAAGGGACCCGGCGGGCACAGCTACGGCGCCTTCGGCATCCCGAATCCGATTCATGCGCTCGGCCGCGCGATCGCCGGGATCTCGAACATTCAGGTACCGGCGAAGCCGAAGACGACGTTCAACGTCGGCGTGATTTCGGGTGGCACCTCCGTCAATTCGATTCCGTTCGAGGCGTCGATGGACGTCGACATGCGTTCCGAGGACGCCAAGTCGCTCGCCGCGGTCAACGCGAAGATGATGAGCATTTTCAAACAGGCGCTCGTCGCCGAGAACGCGCGGTGGACCGGCCCGCGCGCGGCGAAGGCGAAGCTCACCATGACGATCGACACGATCGGCATTCGGCCGACCGGCGCGCAGTCCGACGCGGCGCCGATCGTGCGGACGGCGATTGGGGCGGGGAAGACGCTTGGCTTCACGCCCGCGACGAGTGCCTCGAGCACTGATGCGAACATTCCGATCAGCCTCGGCATTCCCGCCATTCGTATGGGGGGCGGCGGCAACGCCGGCGGCTCGCATTCACTCGGCGAGTGGTATGAGGATGGGCCGAAGGGATATGTCGGCGTGCAGTGGGTGGCGCTGACGGTGGCGGCGTTGGCGGGGGCGAAGCCGTGA
- the sufC gene encoding Fe-S cluster assembly ATPase SufC, whose amino-acid sequence MPLLEIKNLRANVGDKEILKGLSLTVNEGEIHAVMGPNGSGKSTLAQVLAGNPAYEVTGGSVAYKGKDLLEMQPEQRAQQGIFLAFQYPVEIPGVSNAYFLRAAFNEIRKARGEEEIDPLEFADLMDEKLAFVDMDAGMLTRSVNTGFSGGEKKRNEILQMAVLQPTLGILDETDSGLDIDALRIVADGVNKLKRPDNATIVVTHYQRLLNYIVPDFVHVLANGRILKSGGKDLALELEEKGYDWVTSANVAGSKGTGVGALA is encoded by the coding sequence ATGCCACTACTCGAAATCAAGAATCTGCGCGCCAACGTTGGCGACAAGGAAATTCTCAAGGGCCTCTCTCTCACCGTGAACGAGGGTGAGATTCACGCCGTCATGGGGCCCAACGGCTCGGGCAAGAGCACGCTCGCGCAGGTGCTCGCGGGGAATCCGGCGTACGAGGTGACCGGCGGATCGGTCGCGTACAAGGGCAAGGACCTGCTCGAGATGCAGCCCGAACAGCGCGCACAGCAGGGCATCTTCCTGGCGTTCCAGTATCCGGTCGAGATTCCCGGCGTGTCGAACGCGTATTTCCTGCGCGCGGCGTTCAACGAAATCCGCAAGGCGCGCGGCGAAGAGGAGATCGATCCGCTCGAGTTCGCGGACCTCATGGACGAGAAGCTCGCGTTCGTCGACATGGACGCCGGCATGCTCACCCGCTCCGTGAACACGGGCTTTTCCGGCGGCGAGAAGAAGCGCAACGAGATTCTCCAGATGGCGGTGCTCCAGCCCACGCTCGGCATTCTCGATGAGACGGACTCGGGACTCGACATCGACGCGTTGCGCATCGTCGCCGACGGCGTGAACAAGCTCAAGCGGCCCGACAACGCGACGATCGTCGTGACGCACTATCAGCGTTTGCTCAATTACATCGTTCCGGACTTCGTGCACGTGCTGGCGAATGGCCGCATTCTCAAGTCGGGCGGCAAGGACCTGGCGCTCGAGCTCGAGGAAAAGGGCTACGACTGGGTGACGAGCGCGAACGTGGCCGGCAGCAAGGGCACCGGCGTCGGAGCGTTGGCGTGA
- a CDS encoding YciI family protein yields the protein MYALALIRYRRPLEEVVEVTEQHRAYLKDLKDDGLLVASGPMDPRTGGVLLLRVPDDDVNGTLDRVRDGDPYVTFGLAQYEVIAWNVGIGKEDLDKVSE from the coding sequence ATGTATGCACTTGCGTTGATTCGCTATCGCCGCCCGCTCGAAGAAGTCGTGGAGGTCACGGAGCAGCATCGGGCCTACCTCAAGGACCTGAAGGACGACGGCCTGCTGGTCGCGTCGGGGCCGATGGATCCGCGTACGGGCGGCGTGCTGCTGCTGCGTGTGCCCGACGACGACGTGAACGGCACGCTGGATCGAGTCCGCGACGGCGATCCGTATGTCACATTCGGATTGGCGCAGTACGAAGTGATCGCGTGGAACGTGGGGATCGGGAAAGAGGATCTGGACAAGGTGTCGGAGTAA
- the sufB gene encoding Fe-S cluster assembly protein SufB: protein MSSSIESLISREYEAGFVTDIESDTLPPGLNEGTVRAISAKKNEPAFMLEWRLKAYRRWLTMKEPHWPNVTYGPIDYQGQSYYSAPKTKKPLGSLDEVDPELLKTYERLGIPLTEQKVLAGVAVDAIFDSVSVGTTMREELAKHGIIFCSFGEALREHPDLVEKYLGSVVPYSDNFFAALNSAVFSDGSFVYVPKGVRCPVELSTYFRINSADTGQFERTLIVADEGAYVSYLEGCTAPKRATTQLHAAVVELVALKGATIKYSTVQNWYAGDKDGVGGIYNFVTKRGKAAENAKISWTQVETGSAITWKYPSVILQGDNAVGEFYSVAVVNNHQQADTGTKMIHIGRNTRSTIVSKGISAGEGNNSYRGRVQVLPKAHGARNYTQCDSMLVGNRCGAHTFPYVEVGNNSAIVEHEASTSKIGEDQIFYLKARGLSAEQAVSMIVSGFCKEVFKELPMEFALEAQALLGITLEGSVG from the coding sequence ATGAGTAGTTCCATCGAATCACTGATCAGCCGGGAGTACGAGGCTGGCTTCGTGACCGACATCGAGTCGGACACGCTGCCGCCGGGGCTGAACGAAGGGACCGTTCGCGCGATCTCGGCCAAGAAGAACGAGCCGGCGTTCATGCTCGAATGGCGGCTCAAGGCGTATCGCCGCTGGCTGACCATGAAGGAGCCGCACTGGCCGAACGTTACGTACGGTCCGATCGACTATCAGGGACAGAGCTACTATTCGGCGCCGAAGACCAAGAAGCCGCTTGGCAGTCTCGACGAAGTCGATCCGGAGCTGCTGAAGACGTACGAGAGGCTCGGCATTCCGCTGACCGAGCAGAAGGTGCTGGCCGGCGTGGCGGTGGATGCGATCTTCGACTCGGTATCGGTCGGCACCACGATGCGCGAGGAGCTGGCGAAGCACGGCATCATCTTCTGTTCGTTCGGCGAGGCGTTGCGCGAGCATCCCGATCTCGTCGAGAAGTACCTCGGCTCGGTGGTGCCGTACAGCGACAATTTCTTTGCCGCACTGAACAGCGCGGTGTTTTCGGATGGATCGTTCGTGTATGTGCCGAAGGGTGTGCGCTGTCCGGTCGAGCTGTCGACGTACTTCCGCATCAATTCGGCGGATACGGGCCAGTTTGAGCGAACGCTCATCGTTGCCGACGAGGGCGCGTACGTCAGCTACCTCGAGGGGTGCACGGCGCCGAAGCGCGCGACGACCCAGCTGCACGCGGCGGTGGTGGAGCTCGTGGCGCTCAAGGGCGCGACGATCAAGTACTCGACCGTCCAGAACTGGTACGCGGGCGACAAGGATGGCGTCGGCGGCATTTATAATTTTGTAACAAAGCGCGGCAAGGCCGCGGAGAACGCGAAGATCTCGTGGACGCAGGTGGAGACGGGCTCGGCGATCACGTGGAAGTATCCGAGCGTGATTCTCCAGGGCGACAACGCCGTCGGCGAGTTCTACAGCGTGGCGGTTGTAAACAACCACCAACAAGCCGACACGGGGACGAAGATGATTCACATCGGCCGCAACACGCGATCGACGATCGTGTCGAAGGGCATTTCGGCGGGCGAGGGCAACAACTCGTATCGCGGGCGTGTGCAGGTGCTGCCGAAGGCACACGGCGCGCGCAATTACACGCAGTGCGATTCGATGCTCGTCGGCAATCGCTGCGGAGCGCACACGTTCCCGTATGTGGAAGTCGGGAACAACAGCGCGATCGTGGAGCACGAAGCGTCGACGTCGAAGATCGGAGAAGATCAGATCTTCTATCTGAAGGCGCGCGGGTTGTCGGCCGAGCAGGCGGTGTCGATGATCGTCAGCGGGTTCTGCAAAGAGGTATTCAAGGAGCTCCCGATGGAGTTTGCGTTGGAAGCGCAGGCGTTGTTGGGGATCACGTTGGAAGGGTCCGTGGGCTGA
- a CDS encoding M20/M25/M40 family metallo-hydrolase: MIKHSLVFTLFAVSAANAQQVAPTTFHQLGHAILRELIETNTTGSAGNTSDAAGQLQTRFTDAGFSRADVQLAGPTTKNLNLIVRYRGSGRAKPILLLAHLDVVEARREDWTYDPFHLTETGGYFYGRGTQDQKGGAAMLVTTLIRLKKEKYVPDRDIILALTAGEEGGMPYNGVEWLLKNKRSLIDAEYTINVDAGGGELEYGKPTLFDVQAAEKVFHSVALTVRNPGGHSSLPRKDNAIYTLARALDRVSHYEFPPKPNDVVKAYFDKAAATVSPTVAADMRRVASGKADAATFARLSENTEYNALLRTTCVATMLEGGHAPNALPQMAKATVNCRMLPGDNPAAVEQALVHAIGDTAVHLTPIDTARPSPASPLRPALLAAVDSSVRAIWGPVPVVPIMETGATDGLYLRNAGVPVYGFSGLFIETNDVRAHGKDERILIKAFDQGLDFTYDLVKRVTR; encoded by the coding sequence ATGATAAAACACTCATTAGTATTTACGCTGTTCGCGGTATCGGCTGCGAACGCCCAGCAAGTCGCCCCGACGACGTTCCATCAGCTCGGCCACGCCATTCTCCGCGAGCTGATCGAAACGAACACCACGGGGTCGGCCGGCAACACCAGCGACGCCGCGGGGCAATTGCAGACGCGGTTCACCGACGCCGGATTCTCGCGCGCCGACGTCCAGCTCGCCGGCCCGACGACGAAGAATCTCAATCTGATCGTGCGCTATCGCGGCAGCGGCCGCGCGAAACCCATTCTGCTGCTGGCGCACCTGGACGTCGTTGAAGCGCGCCGCGAAGACTGGACGTACGATCCGTTCCACCTCACCGAAACCGGCGGGTATTTCTACGGCCGCGGCACGCAGGATCAAAAAGGCGGCGCGGCGATGCTCGTCACGACGCTCATCCGCCTCAAGAAGGAGAAGTACGTTCCCGATCGCGACATCATCCTCGCCCTGACCGCCGGCGAGGAAGGCGGCATGCCCTACAACGGTGTCGAGTGGCTGCTCAAGAACAAGCGCAGTCTCATCGATGCCGAGTACACGATCAACGTCGATGCGGGCGGTGGAGAGCTCGAATACGGCAAGCCCACGCTCTTCGACGTGCAAGCCGCCGAGAAGGTGTTCCACTCCGTCGCGCTGACCGTGCGGAATCCGGGCGGACATAGCTCGCTGCCGCGCAAGGACAACGCGATCTACACGCTCGCGCGCGCGCTCGATCGCGTGTCACACTACGAGTTTCCGCCAAAGCCGAACGACGTCGTGAAGGCGTACTTCGACAAGGCCGCGGCGACGGTTTCACCAACCGTCGCTGCCGACATGCGTCGCGTTGCCTCCGGTAAGGCGGACGCGGCGACGTTTGCGCGGTTGAGCGAGAACACCGAATACAACGCGCTGCTGCGCACCACGTGCGTCGCGACGATGCTCGAGGGCGGACACGCGCCGAACGCGCTGCCGCAGATGGCGAAGGCCACCGTCAACTGCCGCATGCTGCCGGGCGACAATCCGGCGGCGGTGGAACAGGCGCTCGTGCATGCGATCGGCGATACGGCGGTGCATCTCACGCCGATCGACACCGCGCGTCCCAGTCCGGCCTCGCCGCTCCGGCCCGCCTTGCTCGCCGCGGTCGACAGCTCGGTCAGAGCGATCTGGGGACCGGTGCCCGTGGTTCCCATCATGGAGACCGGCGCAACCGACGGTCTCTATCTGCGCAACGCCGGCGTGCCCGTCTACGGCTTCAGCGGATTGTTCATCGAGACGAACGACGTCCGCGCGCACGGCAAGGATGAGAGAATACTCATCAAGGCGTTCGACCAGGGGCTGGATTTCACGTACGACCTGGTGAAGCGCGTCACGCGCTGA